A genome region from Anopheles stephensi strain Indian chromosome 2, UCI_ANSTEP_V1.0, whole genome shotgun sequence includes the following:
- the LOC118503195 gene encoding 60S ribosomal protein L19, with protein sequence MSSLKLQKRLAASVMRCGKKKVWLDPNEINEIGNTNSRQNIRKLIKDGLIIKKPVVVHSRYRVRKNTIARRKGRHCGYGKRKGTANARMPQKLLWMNRMRVLRRLLKKYREAKKIDRHLYHDLYMRAKGNVFKNKRILIEHIHKRKAEKARTKMLSDQAEAKRTKVREARRRREERIATKRQELLQTIAKEEETAQHVAATGKK encoded by the exons atgaG TTCCCTCAAGCTTCAGAAGAGGCTGGCAGCCTCGGTTATGCGATGCGGCAAGAAGAAGGTGTGGTTGGATCCCAATGAAATCAACGAGATCGGAAACACCAACTCCC GACAAAACATTCGCAAACTCATCAAGGATGGTTTGATCATCAAGAagccggtggtggtgcactCGCGTTACCGTGTGCGCAAAAACACGATCGCTCGTCGTAAGGGCCGTCACTGCGGTTATGGTAAGCGAAAGGGTACGGCCAACGCTCGTATGCCGCAGAAGCTGCTCTGGATGAACCGTATGCGTGTGCTGCGTCGCCTGCTGAAGAAGTACCGCGAGGCGAAGAAGATCGACCGTCACCTGTACCACGATCTGTACATGCGTGCAAAGGGTAACGTGTTCAAGAACAAGCGTATCCTGATCGAGCACATCCACAAGCGAAAGGCGGAGAAGGCCCGTACCAAGATGCTGAGCGACCAGGCCGAGGCCAAGCGTACCAAGGTTCGTGAGGCCCGTCGTCGTCGCGAGGAGCGCATCGCCACCAAACGCCAGGAGCTTCTGCAGACGATCGCGAAGGAAGAGGAGACTGCGCAGCATGTTGCGGCCACTGGAAAGAAATAA
- the LOC118503184 gene encoding uncharacterized protein LOC118503184 isoform X2, with protein MVLDTVRNGDSTTTVVAALRGSSNSGAGGPALARPTSLQPPEKEPVNFQINLIGAPPEVEQLIEHIKSVAEQFLYHWKTFPINLPTPLSNSPGGGVGNGGAGTVTTGGAGGGQSVTSLSVAGSGGGSNANIHSTVVATGTRKTRPINLRDLFIAPPFDELDAVAADGSGEPRLLTNAQLRSLRERGEFEVPSLNFPGQVHRWQLSQFLQKGSERTRDSLLSDLALSARFIVITAKERLTGHFFSVAHAFRALLQGFIKLMDMIVGVPSLLAHNLDNKIKEERCRFLVAELVCRSEYEDCLDSLCSYVRHQLRRATMEKFDVNCNQAQPIPYLYVTPKGQDIDLRLFSKDTMRRALPILVGILEKETRGWFLHFRERLIAELRERKMTDAEIEEEVNDAVMKEYLQRVYTSILSNGELAELGENIPQLLVQQAQSVVIMHKAVDKIQKELKKSREEMEQTLQEQHPVLSRVFPWLRAKLNAGEQAKLSKITWGAHEEALRAAQRLNLHQTVYFLNRDLAFMKEREPVLLKELKNAKTPTRNFQWACRIWSPKSWIIRRSFQGHSEVIPTVICQQATSIVTPRSDPSQPVFLVEKELIRSTSTRWPMWRLLNLFQRTWTWTWNIMFLLGVIVPWCSPLGLRALFCKKPFMADLELSQVNGTLFPRKTSITQTMVSRLMELWRHISKARTHFETEPDTGFIGKGMTRHLNRLYNYFIKGFLGTLVILVLFPLLCFAVSASSLALAVTAPLWMPFITVTLHLYMMLIYDLDCPDESRRNRYCIFLEAVGWNIGVQGLLQPLAAVLVASVICPLIAVLVFFVGIVRYWVRLFWDAATFHLFIKKCGRVPASDSFAVRRIAGPGLALDYYFSIKPEQALAAFEAKMELDELQAYQHSMETIICQPQKDFSQFVEACFGPFSAQLSKSVGPYRQLEREGQDLMTSLHEKLEKRRRDLQTGLTTAVKSRIKLNTMELKIVIQQSAYMLEKFYPSHVIARLSISEEEFWDAKGLSVGDWAGLAGMLYADIFSLDFLTPLSDTDTQFKLEPHAQLDLNRYNEMVQNTSDIMGINGPDLLGNVYAPRGNIQVHSPYLEVSAFNPRSRVMINSRRAEKRNDTTSSGLTTPRVRARRSPMPSPKQKTQSWKPWKRKQQPKHASDKMLIPLPIPHPVHIAISIYNRDSDQPIPIESELCWEILRSIEECQGDQEAIVRFRELGDRIDGHHHHHHHHHNHPHHSSVGISVDGLAAIDSSIDSLDSQNSSNSGTKDSMDMIAGATETLPCTNREVTIMMPSQVLGVDDEDDIALDSRGRGEVGSDMNQHGTTTNTTVVIMPSANGSGSVTTATVATGGAGGALTPSSTNAAPTHFHWTLRNWGGGNGQSGGQGNRRRNTSYTYSSATTTSGGAGQLNSSSATNSANDSQLEQIRVDLASPEDISLDTDSSRAMFTAAYGTSV; from the exons ATGGTTCTCGATACGGTACGAAATGGCGATAGTACGACGACAGTGGTGGCTGCCTTGCGCGGTTCCTCCAACAGTGGTGCCGGTGGGCCGGCGTTGGCGAGGCCAACCTCACTGCAACCGCCCGAGAAAGAGCCGGTGAACTTTCAAATCAATCTGATTGGCGCTCCGCCAGAAGTGGAGCAACTGATCGAACACATCAAATCGGTTGCCGAGCAGTTTCTATATCACTGGAAAACATTTCCCATCA ATTTACCTACCCCGCTCTCGAACAGTCCCGGAGGAGGAGTCGGTAATGGTGGTGCAGGAACAGTTACCACAGGAGGGGCAGGAGGAGGACAGAGCGTTACCTCACTTTCGGTGGCCGGAAGTGGTGGTGGAAGCAATGCGAACATTCACAGCACAGTCGTTGCAACTGGAACACGCAAAACTCGACCAATCAACCTGCGCGATTTATTCATCGCACCTCCGTTCGATGAGCTGGATGCGGTCGCTGCTGATGGTTCCGGTGAGCCACGATTGCTGACCAACGCTCAGCTGCGATCGTTACGTGAACGTGG GGAGTTTGAGGTACCGAGCTTGAACTTTCCCGGCCAGGTTCATCGATGGCAACTGTCACAATTTCTGCAGAAAGGTTCGGAACGAACGCGGGACTCACTGCTTAGCGATCTGGCACTCTCCGCACGCTTTATCGTTATCACTGCCAAGGAACGGTTGACCGGCCATTTCTTCTCCGTTGCCCATGCCTTTCGAGCATTGCTGCAGGGATTCATCAAACTGATGGACATGATTGTCG GTGTTCCCTCGCTGCTAGCGCATAATTTAGATAACAAAATTAAGGAAGAACGTTGTCGGTTTTTGGTAGCTGAACTAGTTTGTAGG AGCGAATATGAAGACTGCCTAGACTCGTTGTGTAGCTATGTGCGCCATCAATTACGCCGTGCCACGATGGAAAAGTTTGACGTGAACTGCAACCAGGCGCAACCGATCCCTTACCTGTACGTCACACCCAAAGGGCAGGACATCGATTTGCGTCTCTTTTCGAAGGATACCATGCGACGAGCGTTACCGATACTGGTGGGCATCCTGGAGAAGGAAACGCGCGGCTGGTTTCTACACTTTCGCGAACGGCTCATTGCTGAGCTGCGTGAACGAAAAATGACCGATGCCGAAATTGAGGAGGAAGTGAATGATGCCGTTATGAAGGAATATCTGCAGCGCGTCTACACGTCTATTCTGTCAAACGGGGAGCTCGCCGAACTGGGTGAAAACATACCACAGCTGCTGGTGCAACAGGCGCAATCGGTGGTCATAATGCACAA AGCTGTGGATAAAATACAGAAAGAGTTGAAGAAATCGCGCGAAGAAATGGAGCAAACGCTGCAGGAACAGCATCCTGTACTGTCGCGCGTCTTTCCCTGGCTGCGAGCAAAATTGAATGCCGGCGAGCAGGCGAAGCTGTCGAAAATTACATGGGGAGCGCACGAGGAAGCATTGCGCGCGGCACAGCGGCTCAACCTACACCAGACGGTGTACTTCCTCAACCGAGACTTGGCGTTCATGAAGGAG CGCGAACCAGTGCTGCTGAAGGAGCTGAAAAATGCCAAAACTCCTACCCGCAATTTCCAGTGGGCGTGTCGTATCTGGTCCCCCAAGTCGTGGATCATTCGCCGCAGCTTCCAGGGCCACTCGGAGGTGATACCGACGGTCATCTGCCAACAGGCAACATCGATCGTAACGCCTCGCTCGGACCCAAGTCAGCCCGTGTTTCTGGTCGAGAAAGAGTTGATTCGTTCGACCAGCACGCGCTGGCCAATGTGGCGGCTGCTGAATTTGTTTCAACGCACCTGGACGTGGACCTGGAATATTATGTTTCTGCTCGGTGTCATCGTGCCATGGTGCAGCCCGCTCGGTTTGCGTGCCCTGTTCTGCAAAAAACCGTTCATGGCCGATCTGGAGCTGTCCCAGGTAAACGGTACACTGTTTCCGCGGAAAACCAGCATCACTCAGACGATGGTTTCGCGACTGATGGAACTGTGGCGTCACATTTCGAAGGCGCGAACACACTTCGAAACCGAACCGGACACGGGTTTCATCGGGAAGGGCATGACGCGCCATTTGAATCGCCTCTACAACTACTTCATAAAGGGCTTTCTCGGTACGCTGGTCATTCTGGTGCTGTTTCCCTTGCTGTGTTTTGCCGTGAGCGCGTCGAGCCTTGCGCTAGCCGTCACAGCCCCGCTCTGGATGCCGTTCATAACGGTGACGTTGCATCTGTACATGATGCTGATCTACGATTTGGACTGTCCCGACGAGAGTCGCCGTAATCGGTACTGTATTTTTCTTGAAGCGGTTGGCTGGAACATTGGAGTCCAGGGTTTGCTGCAACCGCTGGCAGCTGTACTTGTGGCGTCCGTCATTTGTCCACTAATTGCGGTTCTAGTGTTCTTCGTCGGCATCGTGCGGTACTGGGTGCGATTGTTTTGGGATGCTGCTACCTTTCATCTGTTCATTAAAAAGTGCGGACGGGTGCCAGCTAGCGACAGTTTTGCAGTTCGCCGGATAGCGGGTCCCGGGTTGGCGTTGGATTATTATTTCTCCATTAAACCCGAGCAGGCACTGGCCGCGTTCGAGGCAAAGATGGAGCTAGATGAGCTACAG GCATATCAACACTCCATGGAGACCATCATCTGCCAACCGCAGAAGGACTTTAGTCAGTTTGTGGAAGCCTGTTTTGGACCGTTCTCAGCACAGCTGTCGAAAAGCGTCGGGCCGTACCGTCAGCTGGAGCGCGAGGGCCAAGATCTGATGACGTCACTGCACGAAAAGCTGGAAAAGAGGCGACGTGACCTGCAGACCGGGCTGACGACTGCGGTGAAATCGCGCATCAAACTCAACACGATGGAACTGAAGATTGTCATACAGCAGTCGGCGTACATGCTCGAGAAGTTCTACCCCTCGCACGTGATTGCCCGACTGTCGATCAGCGAGGAGGAGTTCTGGGATGCAAAGGGCCTGTCGGTGGGAGACTGGGCCGGGCTGGCCGGTATGCTGTATGCTGACATTTTCAGCCTAGACTTTTTGACGCCGCTTTCCGACACCGATACGCAGTTCAAGTTGGAACCGCACGCCCAGCTAGATTTGAATCGGTACAACGAGATGGTTCAAAATACCAGCGACATCATGGGCATTAATGGGCCAGACTTGCTGGGCAATGTTTATGCACCGCGGGGAAACATTCAGGTCCATTCGCCGTACTTGGAAGTGTCTGCGTTCAACCCACGGTCGCGGGTTATGATCAATTCACGACGAGCGGAAAAACGCAA CGACACGACGTCTTCCGGATTGACAACGCCCCGAGTTCGAGCACGTCGTTCGCCGATGCCGTCGCCGAAGCAGAAAACACAAAGCTGGAAACCGTGGAAGCGAAAACAGCAGCCCAAGCATGCATCGGACAAGATGCTAATTCCGTTGCCCATCCCGCACCCGGTGCACATTGCCATATCAATCTACAATCGTGACTCGGACCAACCGATCCCGATTGAGTCGGAACTGTGCTGGGAGATACTGCGCTCGATCGAAGAGTGCCAGGGAGATCAAGAAGCAATCGTACGCTTCCGGGAGCTGGGTGATCGTATCGAtggacaccaccaccaccaccatcaccaccacaaccatccGCACCACTCGTCGGTGGGTATCAGTGTGGACGGGTTGGCCGCCATCGACAGCAGTATTGACTCGCTCGACTCGCAGAACTCGTCCAACTCGGGGACCAAGGACAGTATGGACATGATAGCGGGCGCCACGGAAACGTTACCGTGCACGAACCGCGAGGTAACGATCATGATGCCGTCGCAGGTGCTCGGCGTGGATGACGAAGACGACATCGCGCTGGATAGTCGGGGCCGTGGTGAGGTTGGCAGCGACATGAACCAAcacggcaccaccaccaacacgacCGTTGTCATCATGCCATCGGCAAACGGTTCCGGCAGTGTGACGACAGCGACAGTAGCTACGGGAGGCGCCGGCGGTGCTTTAACACCCTCGTCTACCAACGCAGCTCCGACCCACTTCCACTGGACGCTTCGTAACTGGGGCGGTGGAAATGGGCAATCGGGAGGGCAAGGAAATCGGCGGCGCAACACTAGCTACACGTATAGCAGCGCTACCACTACCAGTGGAGGCGCCGGGCAGCTGAACAGTAGCAGTGCCACAAATTCGGCCAACGACAGTCAACTGGAACAGATCCGAGTGGATCTGGCCAGCCCCGAGGATATTTCGCTCGATACGGATAGCTCTCGAGCAATGTTTACTGCTGCGTATGGTACATCCGTTTAG
- the LOC118503184 gene encoding uncharacterized protein LOC118503184 isoform X1 encodes MVLDTVRNGDSTTTVVAALRGSSNSGAGGPALARPTSLQPPEKEPVNFQINLIGAPPEVEQLIEHIKSVAEQFLYHWKTFPINLPTPLSNSPGGGVGNGGAGTVTTGGAGGGQSVTSLSVAGSGGGSNANIHSTVVATGTRKTRPINLRDLFIAPPFDELDAVAADGSGEPRLLTNAQLRSLRERGLQKDKFGKPKKLNFEQLETVQLTGEFEVPSLNFPGQVHRWQLSQFLQKGSERTRDSLLSDLALSARFIVITAKERLTGHFFSVAHAFRALLQGFIKLMDMIVGVPSLLAHNLDNKIKEERCRFLVAELVCRSEYEDCLDSLCSYVRHQLRRATMEKFDVNCNQAQPIPYLYVTPKGQDIDLRLFSKDTMRRALPILVGILEKETRGWFLHFRERLIAELRERKMTDAEIEEEVNDAVMKEYLQRVYTSILSNGELAELGENIPQLLVQQAQSVVIMHKAVDKIQKELKKSREEMEQTLQEQHPVLSRVFPWLRAKLNAGEQAKLSKITWGAHEEALRAAQRLNLHQTVYFLNRDLAFMKEREPVLLKELKNAKTPTRNFQWACRIWSPKSWIIRRSFQGHSEVIPTVICQQATSIVTPRSDPSQPVFLVEKELIRSTSTRWPMWRLLNLFQRTWTWTWNIMFLLGVIVPWCSPLGLRALFCKKPFMADLELSQVNGTLFPRKTSITQTMVSRLMELWRHISKARTHFETEPDTGFIGKGMTRHLNRLYNYFIKGFLGTLVILVLFPLLCFAVSASSLALAVTAPLWMPFITVTLHLYMMLIYDLDCPDESRRNRYCIFLEAVGWNIGVQGLLQPLAAVLVASVICPLIAVLVFFVGIVRYWVRLFWDAATFHLFIKKCGRVPASDSFAVRRIAGPGLALDYYFSIKPEQALAAFEAKMELDELQAYQHSMETIICQPQKDFSQFVEACFGPFSAQLSKSVGPYRQLEREGQDLMTSLHEKLEKRRRDLQTGLTTAVKSRIKLNTMELKIVIQQSAYMLEKFYPSHVIARLSISEEEFWDAKGLSVGDWAGLAGMLYADIFSLDFLTPLSDTDTQFKLEPHAQLDLNRYNEMVQNTSDIMGINGPDLLGNVYAPRGNIQVHSPYLEVSAFNPRSRVMINSRRAEKRNDTTSSGLTTPRVRARRSPMPSPKQKTQSWKPWKRKQQPKHASDKMLIPLPIPHPVHIAISIYNRDSDQPIPIESELCWEILRSIEECQGDQEAIVRFRELGDRIDGHHHHHHHHHNHPHHSSVGISVDGLAAIDSSIDSLDSQNSSNSGTKDSMDMIAGATETLPCTNREVTIMMPSQVLGVDDEDDIALDSRGRGEVGSDMNQHGTTTNTTVVIMPSANGSGSVTTATVATGGAGGALTPSSTNAAPTHFHWTLRNWGGGNGQSGGQGNRRRNTSYTYSSATTTSGGAGQLNSSSATNSANDSQLEQIRVDLASPEDISLDTDSSRAMFTAAYGTSV; translated from the exons ATGGTTCTCGATACGGTACGAAATGGCGATAGTACGACGACAGTGGTGGCTGCCTTGCGCGGTTCCTCCAACAGTGGTGCCGGTGGGCCGGCGTTGGCGAGGCCAACCTCACTGCAACCGCCCGAGAAAGAGCCGGTGAACTTTCAAATCAATCTGATTGGCGCTCCGCCAGAAGTGGAGCAACTGATCGAACACATCAAATCGGTTGCCGAGCAGTTTCTATATCACTGGAAAACATTTCCCATCA ATTTACCTACCCCGCTCTCGAACAGTCCCGGAGGAGGAGTCGGTAATGGTGGTGCAGGAACAGTTACCACAGGAGGGGCAGGAGGAGGACAGAGCGTTACCTCACTTTCGGTGGCCGGAAGTGGTGGTGGAAGCAATGCGAACATTCACAGCACAGTCGTTGCAACTGGAACACGCAAAACTCGACCAATCAACCTGCGCGATTTATTCATCGCACCTCCGTTCGATGAGCTGGATGCGGTCGCTGCTGATGGTTCCGGTGAGCCACGATTGCTGACCAACGCTCAGCTGCGATCGTTACGTGAACGTGG CTTGCAAAAGGACAAATTTGGGAAACCGAAGAAATTGAATTTCGAACAATTGGAAACGGTTCAGTTAACTGG GGAGTTTGAGGTACCGAGCTTGAACTTTCCCGGCCAGGTTCATCGATGGCAACTGTCACAATTTCTGCAGAAAGGTTCGGAACGAACGCGGGACTCACTGCTTAGCGATCTGGCACTCTCCGCACGCTTTATCGTTATCACTGCCAAGGAACGGTTGACCGGCCATTTCTTCTCCGTTGCCCATGCCTTTCGAGCATTGCTGCAGGGATTCATCAAACTGATGGACATGATTGTCG GTGTTCCCTCGCTGCTAGCGCATAATTTAGATAACAAAATTAAGGAAGAACGTTGTCGGTTTTTGGTAGCTGAACTAGTTTGTAGG AGCGAATATGAAGACTGCCTAGACTCGTTGTGTAGCTATGTGCGCCATCAATTACGCCGTGCCACGATGGAAAAGTTTGACGTGAACTGCAACCAGGCGCAACCGATCCCTTACCTGTACGTCACACCCAAAGGGCAGGACATCGATTTGCGTCTCTTTTCGAAGGATACCATGCGACGAGCGTTACCGATACTGGTGGGCATCCTGGAGAAGGAAACGCGCGGCTGGTTTCTACACTTTCGCGAACGGCTCATTGCTGAGCTGCGTGAACGAAAAATGACCGATGCCGAAATTGAGGAGGAAGTGAATGATGCCGTTATGAAGGAATATCTGCAGCGCGTCTACACGTCTATTCTGTCAAACGGGGAGCTCGCCGAACTGGGTGAAAACATACCACAGCTGCTGGTGCAACAGGCGCAATCGGTGGTCATAATGCACAA AGCTGTGGATAAAATACAGAAAGAGTTGAAGAAATCGCGCGAAGAAATGGAGCAAACGCTGCAGGAACAGCATCCTGTACTGTCGCGCGTCTTTCCCTGGCTGCGAGCAAAATTGAATGCCGGCGAGCAGGCGAAGCTGTCGAAAATTACATGGGGAGCGCACGAGGAAGCATTGCGCGCGGCACAGCGGCTCAACCTACACCAGACGGTGTACTTCCTCAACCGAGACTTGGCGTTCATGAAGGAG CGCGAACCAGTGCTGCTGAAGGAGCTGAAAAATGCCAAAACTCCTACCCGCAATTTCCAGTGGGCGTGTCGTATCTGGTCCCCCAAGTCGTGGATCATTCGCCGCAGCTTCCAGGGCCACTCGGAGGTGATACCGACGGTCATCTGCCAACAGGCAACATCGATCGTAACGCCTCGCTCGGACCCAAGTCAGCCCGTGTTTCTGGTCGAGAAAGAGTTGATTCGTTCGACCAGCACGCGCTGGCCAATGTGGCGGCTGCTGAATTTGTTTCAACGCACCTGGACGTGGACCTGGAATATTATGTTTCTGCTCGGTGTCATCGTGCCATGGTGCAGCCCGCTCGGTTTGCGTGCCCTGTTCTGCAAAAAACCGTTCATGGCCGATCTGGAGCTGTCCCAGGTAAACGGTACACTGTTTCCGCGGAAAACCAGCATCACTCAGACGATGGTTTCGCGACTGATGGAACTGTGGCGTCACATTTCGAAGGCGCGAACACACTTCGAAACCGAACCGGACACGGGTTTCATCGGGAAGGGCATGACGCGCCATTTGAATCGCCTCTACAACTACTTCATAAAGGGCTTTCTCGGTACGCTGGTCATTCTGGTGCTGTTTCCCTTGCTGTGTTTTGCCGTGAGCGCGTCGAGCCTTGCGCTAGCCGTCACAGCCCCGCTCTGGATGCCGTTCATAACGGTGACGTTGCATCTGTACATGATGCTGATCTACGATTTGGACTGTCCCGACGAGAGTCGCCGTAATCGGTACTGTATTTTTCTTGAAGCGGTTGGCTGGAACATTGGAGTCCAGGGTTTGCTGCAACCGCTGGCAGCTGTACTTGTGGCGTCCGTCATTTGTCCACTAATTGCGGTTCTAGTGTTCTTCGTCGGCATCGTGCGGTACTGGGTGCGATTGTTTTGGGATGCTGCTACCTTTCATCTGTTCATTAAAAAGTGCGGACGGGTGCCAGCTAGCGACAGTTTTGCAGTTCGCCGGATAGCGGGTCCCGGGTTGGCGTTGGATTATTATTTCTCCATTAAACCCGAGCAGGCACTGGCCGCGTTCGAGGCAAAGATGGAGCTAGATGAGCTACAG GCATATCAACACTCCATGGAGACCATCATCTGCCAACCGCAGAAGGACTTTAGTCAGTTTGTGGAAGCCTGTTTTGGACCGTTCTCAGCACAGCTGTCGAAAAGCGTCGGGCCGTACCGTCAGCTGGAGCGCGAGGGCCAAGATCTGATGACGTCACTGCACGAAAAGCTGGAAAAGAGGCGACGTGACCTGCAGACCGGGCTGACGACTGCGGTGAAATCGCGCATCAAACTCAACACGATGGAACTGAAGATTGTCATACAGCAGTCGGCGTACATGCTCGAGAAGTTCTACCCCTCGCACGTGATTGCCCGACTGTCGATCAGCGAGGAGGAGTTCTGGGATGCAAAGGGCCTGTCGGTGGGAGACTGGGCCGGGCTGGCCGGTATGCTGTATGCTGACATTTTCAGCCTAGACTTTTTGACGCCGCTTTCCGACACCGATACGCAGTTCAAGTTGGAACCGCACGCCCAGCTAGATTTGAATCGGTACAACGAGATGGTTCAAAATACCAGCGACATCATGGGCATTAATGGGCCAGACTTGCTGGGCAATGTTTATGCACCGCGGGGAAACATTCAGGTCCATTCGCCGTACTTGGAAGTGTCTGCGTTCAACCCACGGTCGCGGGTTATGATCAATTCACGACGAGCGGAAAAACGCAA CGACACGACGTCTTCCGGATTGACAACGCCCCGAGTTCGAGCACGTCGTTCGCCGATGCCGTCGCCGAAGCAGAAAACACAAAGCTGGAAACCGTGGAAGCGAAAACAGCAGCCCAAGCATGCATCGGACAAGATGCTAATTCCGTTGCCCATCCCGCACCCGGTGCACATTGCCATATCAATCTACAATCGTGACTCGGACCAACCGATCCCGATTGAGTCGGAACTGTGCTGGGAGATACTGCGCTCGATCGAAGAGTGCCAGGGAGATCAAGAAGCAATCGTACGCTTCCGGGAGCTGGGTGATCGTATCGAtggacaccaccaccaccaccatcaccaccacaaccatccGCACCACTCGTCGGTGGGTATCAGTGTGGACGGGTTGGCCGCCATCGACAGCAGTATTGACTCGCTCGACTCGCAGAACTCGTCCAACTCGGGGACCAAGGACAGTATGGACATGATAGCGGGCGCCACGGAAACGTTACCGTGCACGAACCGCGAGGTAACGATCATGATGCCGTCGCAGGTGCTCGGCGTGGATGACGAAGACGACATCGCGCTGGATAGTCGGGGCCGTGGTGAGGTTGGCAGCGACATGAACCAAcacggcaccaccaccaacacgacCGTTGTCATCATGCCATCGGCAAACGGTTCCGGCAGTGTGACGACAGCGACAGTAGCTACGGGAGGCGCCGGCGGTGCTTTAACACCCTCGTCTACCAACGCAGCTCCGACCCACTTCCACTGGACGCTTCGTAACTGGGGCGGTGGAAATGGGCAATCGGGAGGGCAAGGAAATCGGCGGCGCAACACTAGCTACACGTATAGCAGCGCTACCACTACCAGTGGAGGCGCCGGGCAGCTGAACAGTAGCAGTGCCACAAATTCGGCCAACGACAGTCAACTGGAACAGATCCGAGTGGATCTGGCCAGCCCCGAGGATATTTCGCTCGATACGGATAGCTCTCGAGCAATGTTTACTGCTGCGTATGGTACATCCGTTTAG